In one window of Clostridia bacterium DNA:
- the spoIID gene encoding stage II sporulation protein D: MGRFLCIAALLCVLVIVAVPSGIALLIGSPNRDREGIMSISLYDSSTGAIRRMTLQEYLVGVVAAEMPASFGYEALKAQAVAARTYTIRRIIQNREAPCDAHRGADMCSDPGHCQAWCSREELVRKWGVASYISNVRTIIGAVADTDGLVMTYQGQLIDAVYHSCCGGVTEDAADVWGRKAPYLVPVRCDYEGRAGGLTESKTFTSAQLIAALGIRDRAVPTLSSGVRVAATTPTARASVVSVYGVPVLAADLRRALSLKSTALAVRSDSGKVTFTTRGYGHGVGMCQWGADGMAAAGISFDRILLHYYTGVQIQRIRLGPGE; the protein is encoded by the coding sequence GTGGGGAGGTTCCTGTGTATCGCTGCGCTGCTGTGCGTACTCGTAATAGTCGCAGTTCCGAGTGGGATTGCCCTGCTCATTGGGTCGCCGAACCGGGATCGCGAGGGGATCATGAGCATTTCCCTGTACGATTCCAGCACGGGCGCAATCAGGCGGATGACTCTCCAGGAGTACCTTGTGGGTGTGGTCGCTGCGGAGATGCCTGCCTCATTCGGATATGAGGCCCTGAAGGCGCAGGCGGTGGCTGCGAGGACCTACACTATCCGCAGGATCATCCAGAACAGGGAGGCGCCGTGCGACGCACACAGGGGAGCGGACATGTGCAGCGATCCCGGGCACTGCCAGGCGTGGTGTTCCAGAGAAGAGCTTGTCCGGAAATGGGGTGTGGCATCGTACATATCCAATGTGCGGACTATCATCGGGGCAGTCGCCGACACGGATGGTCTTGTGATGACATATCAGGGCCAGCTCATTGATGCCGTGTACCATTCCTGCTGCGGAGGAGTCACTGAGGACGCGGCAGATGTCTGGGGCCGGAAGGCGCCTTATCTGGTCCCTGTGAGATGCGATTACGAGGGAAGGGCAGGAGGGCTTACAGAATCAAAGACCTTCACCAGCGCTCAACTCATCGCAGCATTGGGAATCAGGGATCGGGCGGTTCCGACGCTCTCTTCTGGAGTGAGGGTGGCGGCGACGACCCCCACTGCACGAGCCAGTGTGGTTTCGGTGTACGGCGTGCCTGTGCTGGCAGCCGACCTCCGTCGGGCTCTCTCCTTGAAATCCACTGCGCTTGCGGTGCGCAGTGATAGCGGCAAAGTCACGTTCACTACTAGAGGATACGGCCACGGCGTCGGGATGTGTCAGTGGGGAGCAGATGGCATGGCAGCTGCCGGCATCAGTTTCGACCGCATTCTCCTGCATTACTATACCGGGGTTCAGATTCAGAGAATCCGGTTGGGGCCTGGGGAATAG
- a CDS encoding M23 family metallopeptidase, with product MLRKKISARLVVITAVAAVSLCIGYSAALVWPWRATAPTGPQVTAAGIKTDTGDTWISAGLDAATPVSAPAPRRPETMTMPVQGKVVADYGWQRDPILSDWRFRDGIDILCDAGAQASAALSGTVREAAGNGSSGFTVVLEHRGGVSTVYANLRTLLVSTGDSVEQGSGIGDVGASPEAGGSVLRFKVECEGELRDPASCMGLVF from the coding sequence ATGCTCAGGAAGAAGATCTCTGCGCGTTTGGTCGTAATTACGGCTGTCGCCGCAGTGTCGTTGTGTATCGGCTATTCTGCGGCCCTCGTCTGGCCATGGCGCGCCACGGCGCCAACTGGTCCTCAGGTGACTGCGGCTGGGATCAAGACTGACACCGGGGACACCTGGATCTCTGCAGGCCTAGATGCAGCTACGCCGGTCAGCGCTCCGGCGCCAAGAAGGCCAGAGACGATGACGATGCCAGTTCAGGGGAAGGTGGTCGCGGACTATGGCTGGCAGCGGGATCCCATCCTTTCGGACTGGCGATTCAGGGACGGAATCGACATTCTGTGTGACGCGGGTGCGCAGGCGTCAGCAGCACTATCAGGCACGGTGCGCGAGGCAGCTGGGAATGGATCATCCGGCTTCACAGTAGTCCTGGAACACAGGGGCGGAGTCTCAACGGTCTACGCCAATCTCAGGACGCTTTTGGTATCCACGGGCGACTCAGTGGAACAGGGGTCTGGCATAGGGGATGTGGGGGCATCGCCTGAGGCAGGCGGCAGCGTGCTTCGATTCAAGGTCGAGTGCGAGGGGGAGCTCAGAGATCCCGCGTCCTGCATGGGGCTTGTGTTCTAG
- the spoIIID gene encoding sporulation transcriptional regulator SpoIIID yields the protein MREYIRRRVLEITDHMIETKATVRQTARLFNVSKSTVHKDVTERLPSINKQLARKVKKILDQNKAERHIRGGEATRRKYRTALHS from the coding sequence ATGAGGGAGTACATTCGTCGGCGCGTCCTTGAAATAACTGACCACATGATTGAGACCAAGGCCACGGTGCGCCAGACGGCGCGCCTGTTTAATGTGAGCAAGAGTACTGTTCACAAGGATGTGACCGAGAGGCTTCCCTCGATCAACAAGCAGCTTGCACGCAAAGTAAAGAAAATTCTTGACCAAAACAAGGCCGAGAGGCATATCAGAGGGGGCGAGGCGACCAGAAGGAAGTACCGCACCGCTCTCCATAGCTGA
- a CDS encoding rod shape-determining protein, translating to MAWSQMDMGIDLGTENIRVFVRGRGVVIDERSVVAVHARTGQFLEAGNRASEALYKDPYERKLIKPISAGAISRYDGALMILRWAIARAIGGAVIRPRVVLSAPSRATDVERRALRQAAMEAGAREIAMIEAPMAAAIGAGIDVFESTGHMVVDIGAGVTDIGVIAIGGLVAGDRLDTGGDSFDKALIRYVRSSRNLMLGDRAAECMKAEVGAAHGGVAALSMIVHGRDLASGLPREASVTSQEISEALSACLRDISDAVRCVIEATPPELIADISEHGILLTGGASRLRGIADCVGEAAGVRALVAPDPARCVINGLGRFAEGMDLRVTSSVKRV from the coding sequence ATGGCGTGGTCACAGATGGACATGGGAATCGACTTAGGCACTGAGAACATCCGGGTCTTCGTTCGAGGGCGGGGAGTGGTTATCGACGAGCGCTCAGTAGTGGCAGTGCACGCCCGGACCGGCCAGTTCCTCGAGGCCGGGAACCGAGCGAGCGAAGCTCTGTACAAGGACCCATACGAGAGGAAACTCATCAAGCCGATTTCAGCCGGGGCGATCTCTCGATATGATGGTGCGCTGATGATACTGAGGTGGGCCATTGCCAGGGCCATTGGCGGCGCGGTCATCCGCCCCAGAGTGGTATTGTCGGCGCCGTCGCGTGCAACCGACGTGGAGAGGCGAGCTTTGAGGCAGGCCGCGATGGAGGCTGGGGCGCGTGAGATCGCTATGATCGAGGCCCCGATGGCCGCTGCGATTGGCGCCGGCATAGATGTGTTCGAATCCACAGGGCATATGGTTGTAGACATAGGAGCAGGTGTAACCGATATTGGCGTGATAGCCATCGGCGGGCTGGTTGCTGGGGACAGGCTCGACACTGGAGGAGACAGCTTCGATAAGGCCCTGATAAGGTACGTTCGCTCGTCGAGGAACCTGATGTTAGGAGACCGGGCCGCAGAATGCATGAAGGCGGAAGTGGGAGCGGCGCATGGCGGCGTCGCTGCCCTTTCCATGATAGTGCATGGGCGCGATCTCGCCTCGGGCCTCCCAAGGGAGGCCAGTGTGACATCGCAGGAGATCTCCGAAGCACTGTCAGCGTGCTTGCGGGACATCTCCGATGCGGTAAGATGTGTAATAGAAGCAACACCGCCTGAGCTAATAGCGGATATCTCTGAGCACGGCATACTCCTTACTGGCGGAGCATCGCGCCTGCGAGGAATCGCCGATTGTGTCGGGGAAGCGGCAGGTGTTCGCGCGCTGGTCGCTCCTGACCCCGCGAGGTGCGTGATTAACGGCCTTGGAAGGTTCGCAGAGGGCATGGACCTGCGCGTGACATCCAGCGTCAAAAGAGTATGA
- a CDS encoding SpoIVB peptidase S55 domain-containing protein: MFRRISSGRFLAFAVIACIVVLWAHSPAMAASSGVPTMGVHELTPGMAASGRTVFAGTAPEDFPVEILGVLPGAGQVGDLVLIRAFGPAIDKAGGIAEGMSGSPVYVDGKLIGAIAFVFPSGDQSVGMVTPIADMMRMLSYPDNADRSASVWTGAPLGLVASTVMVSGLSGRAYDRLADSLKKLGIAARQGAAYTAAAGVSGNGSFASGLSQVEPIIPGSAIGVQLAQGDIEITSFGTVTYVEGDRFLAFGHPLRGVGVTDLPACSAYVHGVFKSNASPFKVMSSGRQVGAFSQDRLTGMLGRTGANAAMTPVRVRVVDGETGREKETIARITTDDLIIADVFGSAVLAATDRTLERVGKGAATVTLKVDLDGREPFERINTFCSNSDVAGASASEAVDIVNLIASNTIERAKISGIDLVVQVDPVRRTAAIEKVKVAQNQVKPGDTIDVEVTLREYRGERIVKTVQLAIPEDVPGGPISICVRGGSPAYDEEDYSCLPPTIEELLKMDLDTMLEKLGARYRGNELVVELEPYYTDEAGTPGKEAPAHDASGEPQPHRGNPLDSAKGMDKQQDKAAKPTIAPPEEELSPEPVVSKVATDWVIEGIRWATVEIETPVDDVPIADETASDW, translated from the coding sequence GTGTTTAGGAGGATTTCGTCTGGGAGATTTCTTGCCTTCGCGGTCATCGCTTGCATTGTCGTCCTTTGGGCGCATTCACCGGCCATGGCCGCCTCCAGCGGTGTGCCTACCATGGGTGTTCACGAACTCACTCCTGGTATGGCGGCATCCGGCAGGACGGTCTTCGCAGGAACGGCGCCGGAGGACTTCCCAGTGGAGATCCTCGGAGTGCTTCCCGGGGCCGGACAGGTCGGAGATCTCGTGCTGATCCGGGCTTTTGGTCCTGCCATTGATAAGGCAGGAGGCATAGCTGAGGGCATGAGCGGCAGCCCGGTGTATGTCGACGGGAAGCTGATCGGCGCAATAGCATTCGTTTTCCCGTCGGGGGATCAGTCAGTGGGGATGGTTACGCCAATTGCGGACATGATGAGGATGCTGTCGTATCCAGACAATGCTGATCGAAGCGCATCAGTTTGGACAGGCGCTCCCCTAGGCCTTGTCGCATCTACGGTGATGGTGAGTGGCCTATCCGGCAGGGCATACGATAGACTAGCGGATTCGCTGAAGAAGCTCGGAATTGCGGCCAGGCAGGGCGCTGCATACACAGCTGCTGCGGGGGTCAGTGGAAATGGATCGTTTGCCAGCGGCTTGTCACAGGTCGAGCCCATAATTCCAGGCTCTGCCATAGGGGTGCAGCTTGCGCAGGGAGATATCGAGATCACTTCATTCGGGACTGTTACGTACGTCGAAGGGGACAGGTTCCTTGCGTTCGGCCACCCTCTGCGCGGTGTGGGTGTGACTGACCTTCCTGCGTGCTCAGCGTATGTGCATGGCGTGTTCAAATCGAACGCATCGCCGTTCAAGGTGATGTCGTCAGGACGTCAGGTCGGAGCATTCAGTCAGGACCGCCTGACTGGCATGCTGGGCAGGACTGGCGCGAATGCGGCGATGACGCCCGTCAGGGTGCGGGTGGTTGACGGGGAGACGGGACGCGAGAAGGAGACCATCGCACGGATTACCACAGATGACCTGATCATTGCCGACGTATTCGGCTCCGCAGTTCTGGCCGCAACCGACCGCACGCTCGAGCGAGTTGGAAAGGGCGCAGCAACCGTCACTCTCAAGGTAGACCTGGACGGCAGGGAACCTTTCGAGCGGATCAACACGTTCTGTAGTAATTCGGATGTAGCTGGGGCGAGCGCGTCGGAGGCTGTGGACATCGTAAACCTGATCGCTTCCAACACCATTGAGAGGGCGAAGATCTCGGGCATCGATCTGGTCGTGCAGGTGGACCCGGTGCGCCGCACTGCCGCCATAGAGAAGGTCAAAGTGGCTCAGAATCAGGTGAAGCCAGGCGACACCATCGATGTGGAGGTGACTCTGAGAGAGTACCGTGGAGAGAGAATCGTAAAGACGGTGCAACTGGCAATCCCAGAGGATGTGCCGGGCGGTCCGATCTCCATATGTGTGAGGGGTGGAAGCCCTGCATACGATGAGGAGGATTACAGCTGCCTCCCACCGACCATCGAAGAGCTTCTCAAGATGGATCTGGACACAATGCTTGAGAAGCTTGGCGCCCGCTACCGCGGGAACGAGCTTGTCGTGGAACTTGAGCCATACTATACCGACGAAGCCGGGACGCCTGGCAAGGAGGCGCCTGCCCATGACGCTTCCGGGGAACCGCAGCCCCATCGGGGCAACCCGCTGGATTCTGCCAAGGGCATGGATAAGCAGCAGGATAAGGCGGCCAAGCCGACTATCGCGCCTCCTGAAGAGGAACTGTCTCCTGAGCCTGTGGTGTCGAAAGTAGCGACAGACTGGGTCATCGAGGGGATCAGGTGGGCAACTGTTGAGATAGAAACACCTGTGGATGACGTCCCCATTGCGGACGAGACTGCATCCGACTGGTAA
- a CDS encoding SDR family oxidoreductase has protein sequence MIVVTGATGHIGNVLVRELLARGKQVRALVLPSEDTGAISGLDVDVVRGDILDPDSLDRAFSGAEAVYHVAGLVVISPEQEALVNRVNVEGTINVIAAVERAGVKKLVYTSSIHSLVEPPKGRTIDESCGFDPNRSRGGYDRSKAHASLAVLNAAKRGLNAVIVCPTGVIGPYDYRVSIMGQVLLDLASGSLRAVPEGAYDFVDVRDVAIGHILACEKGRPGETYILSGECITVANLGRVVDEVSGRRRITRVRIPAWLARVAAHVAMTVSALTRIPTRITKYSIETLLSNCDISSAKARRELGYSPRPLRDSISDSLRWFAEQRKARAVFSRQPGQLA, from the coding sequence ATGATCGTCGTGACAGGCGCAACTGGCCACATCGGGAATGTGCTGGTTCGGGAGCTATTGGCCCGCGGAAAACAGGTAAGGGCCCTGGTTCTGCCGTCTGAAGATACGGGCGCCATCTCAGGGCTGGATGTAGATGTGGTCCGCGGAGACATACTGGATCCGGATTCCCTCGACAGGGCGTTTTCTGGCGCCGAGGCCGTCTACCACGTCGCAGGCCTCGTGGTGATCTCCCCTGAGCAGGAGGCGCTTGTGAACAGAGTAAACGTTGAGGGAACAATCAACGTCATTGCTGCGGTGGAACGTGCAGGGGTAAAGAAGCTCGTGTACACCAGCTCCATTCATTCCCTGGTAGAGCCGCCGAAGGGCCGCACCATCGACGAATCGTGCGGATTCGATCCCAACCGCTCCAGGGGTGGGTATGACAGGTCAAAGGCCCACGCCTCTCTGGCAGTGCTCAACGCGGCCAAGCGCGGGTTGAACGCGGTGATCGTCTGCCCCACAGGGGTGATCGGTCCTTACGACTACCGTGTATCCATAATGGGCCAGGTGCTTCTGGATCTCGCATCGGGCTCCCTCAGAGCCGTCCCGGAAGGAGCTTACGATTTCGTTGATGTCCGTGATGTCGCCATCGGCCACATACTCGCATGCGAGAAAGGCAGGCCTGGCGAGACCTATATTCTGTCCGGCGAGTGCATCACTGTAGCGAATCTGGGCCGGGTAGTCGATGAGGTATCTGGCAGGCGTCGGATCACTCGCGTGAGGATTCCGGCGTGGCTTGCTCGGGTCGCGGCTCACGTAGCAATGACGGTCTCGGCTCTGACGCGGATCCCAACTCGCATCACCAAGTATTCCATCGAAACGCTGCTGTCGAACTGCGACATAAGCAGCGCGAAGGCCAGAAGAGAGCTGGGATACTCACCAAGGCCGCTTCGGGATTCGATCTCTGATTCACTGCGATGGTTTGCTGAACAGCGAAAGGCCCGAGCCGTCTTCTCAAGACAACCCGGGCAGTTGGCGTAG
- a CDS encoding BamA/TamA family outer membrane protein: protein MKDVRFSRFCGILAVMVAAVLLASSAAWAAEPKSLGKVTAIEVQGNQRIDSDIIIRAMAIKVGDELTEQAINTSFGAIDALGWFADLGANTAPYLGGVKLIVIVQEFPVISKVSISGNKLIGSDVLTAALGSKPNAQLNMNTLRVDLQALGKIYQDKGYWVSIEPSVQEQGVLSLNVFEWTVADVRVSGNEKTKAYVIQRSIQTKSGDYVDVNKINDDRRRVYMLGAFEDVEAKVEPVPGKYEYAINYVVKERKTGTANMGITYSSATGLTGYLQLGDENFLGNAQTVNLRAEFGGGQTNYEIGFHEPWVGKSGKTSAGFNLFAKSVEKKYTPAEDVDDGNPDTPAPIQYKQRKTGGDVTIGRSLSLNTTASLKLRIENAVNTAVNPEDQLLTPAGGNTRSLTLSAQNDTRDDLWNPAAGHRVTGSVEYAGGLLGGDASFSKVEAEGSIYRQVREGHILAGRVSGGFGLAALPEDQQFKLGGAETVRGYNYGDFQGDRMALANAEYRFSIVKGFQGVVFVDAGQAWKIGEPFQLSNTKMGYGVGVRVMVPVLGMIRVDYGIGKNGGQAYFSFGQTF from the coding sequence TTGAAGGACGTTCGCTTCAGTAGGTTCTGCGGTATTCTGGCGGTAATGGTTGCCGCGGTCCTGCTGGCTTCATCGGCAGCCTGGGCTGCCGAGCCGAAGTCGCTGGGTAAGGTAACCGCTATCGAAGTCCAGGGAAACCAAAGGATCGATTCGGACATAATCATCCGTGCAATGGCCATCAAGGTTGGCGATGAACTAACAGAGCAAGCAATCAACACTTCATTCGGAGCGATCGATGCTCTAGGATGGTTTGCCGACCTAGGAGCAAACACCGCCCCTTACTTGGGCGGAGTCAAACTGATCGTCATCGTTCAGGAGTTCCCGGTGATCAGCAAGGTTAGCATTAGCGGCAACAAACTGATCGGCTCCGATGTGCTCACGGCAGCGCTTGGCTCAAAGCCCAACGCCCAGCTCAATATGAACACGCTGAGGGTGGACCTTCAGGCTCTTGGAAAGATCTATCAGGACAAGGGCTACTGGGTGAGCATTGAACCGTCCGTTCAGGAACAGGGCGTGCTCTCCCTCAATGTCTTCGAGTGGACAGTCGCCGATGTGCGGGTGTCCGGCAATGAGAAGACCAAGGCCTACGTGATTCAGCGGTCTATCCAGACGAAGTCAGGCGACTACGTCGACGTAAACAAGATAAACGACGATCGCCGCCGCGTGTACATGCTGGGGGCCTTCGAGGACGTGGAGGCGAAGGTGGAACCGGTCCCTGGCAAGTACGAGTATGCCATCAACTATGTGGTCAAGGAGCGGAAGACCGGCACTGCCAACATGGGAATAACCTACAGCTCTGCAACTGGCCTAACTGGCTATTTGCAGCTCGGCGACGAGAATTTCCTAGGCAATGCCCAGACCGTCAACCTCAGGGCGGAATTCGGAGGCGGCCAGACGAACTACGAGATTGGCTTCCACGAACCCTGGGTCGGGAAGTCCGGGAAGACATCTGCGGGCTTCAACCTGTTCGCGAAGTCCGTGGAGAAGAAGTACACGCCCGCGGAGGATGTGGACGACGGAAACCCTGATACCCCCGCCCCAATCCAGTACAAGCAGCGAAAGACTGGCGGAGACGTCACCATTGGGAGGTCTCTGTCTCTCAATACCACTGCATCTCTCAAGCTGAGAATAGAGAATGCTGTCAATACTGCTGTGAACCCTGAGGATCAGCTTCTGACGCCGGCGGGCGGCAACACCCGGTCCCTCACCCTATCAGCGCAGAACGATACGAGGGATGATCTGTGGAACCCAGCCGCGGGTCACAGGGTCACGGGGTCTGTCGAGTATGCCGGAGGCCTGCTCGGGGGAGATGCTTCATTCTCCAAAGTCGAGGCTGAGGGCTCGATTTATCGCCAGGTCCGCGAGGGGCACATCCTCGCAGGCCGCGTCAGTGGCGGTTTCGGGCTTGCAGCCCTTCCAGAGGATCAGCAGTTCAAACTGGGAGGGGCCGAGACAGTTCGCGGGTACAACTACGGGGATTTCCAGGGCGACAGAATGGCCCTGGCGAACGCGGAGTACAGGTTCAGCATCGTGAAGGGATTCCAGGGCGTGGTGTTCGTCGATGCGGGGCAGGCATGGAAGATCGGTGAGCCATTCCAGCTTTCCAACACCAAGATGGGGTATGGAGTGGGCGTCCGGGTGATGGTGCCTGTGCTCGGCATGATCCGAGTTGATTACGGAATCGGAAAGAATGGCGGACAGGCCTACTTCAGTTTCGGTCAGACGTTCTAG
- a CDS encoding OmpH family outer membrane protein, whose product MFKNLPKTLVTMLICSVVIGAGAGLMNLAVSSAAPEPVVIGKIDGPKLNSEFPALKAAWDNISKQKATLEKELNSKAENQDEETQKVLLDQYNKKYNDYAKTQLEPATKSLKDAIAAVAKEKGVNVVLDLNVVHLGGIDITDAVMKKGGAK is encoded by the coding sequence ATGTTCAAGAACCTTCCGAAGACCCTTGTTACTATGCTCATCTGCTCAGTTGTCATCGGCGCAGGCGCCGGTCTCATGAACTTGGCAGTCTCCTCGGCCGCTCCTGAGCCGGTCGTGATCGGAAAGATAGATGGCCCCAAGCTGAACAGCGAGTTTCCCGCACTGAAGGCAGCCTGGGACAACATCTCCAAGCAGAAGGCTACACTGGAGAAGGAACTGAACTCCAAGGCCGAGAATCAAGACGAGGAGACCCAGAAGGTTCTCCTCGACCAGTACAACAAGAAGTACAACGACTATGCCAAGACGCAGCTTGAGCCGGCTACCAAGTCCCTCAAGGATGCCATTGCGGCTGTTGCTAAGGAGAAGGGCGTCAACGTCGTCCTCGACCTCAACGTTGTGCATCTCGGTGGAATCGACATTACCGACGCCGTGATGAAGAAGGGCGGCGCCAAGTAG